In one Elephas maximus indicus isolate mEleMax1 chromosome 9, mEleMax1 primary haplotype, whole genome shotgun sequence genomic region, the following are encoded:
- the LOC126082394 gene encoding interferon alpha-6-like has protein sequence MALPISVLMALVMFCCRPACFWCCDLPLSHSNQETFTLLNQMERISLLSCLKDRTDFRFPQILMDMNQLEKTQAAVLLYEMLQQTFNLFSRSDSLEAWDETFLDKFLFGLYQQLNDLEICFEKDRRVEQIPLGTENSVKSYFQGIGLYLKEKEHSLCAWEVVRVEIRKCFLFINMLTGKLQT, from the coding sequence ATGGCCCTCCCAATCTCTGTGCTGATGGCCCTGGTGATGTTCTGCTGCAGACCTGCCTGCTTTTGGTGCTGTGACCTACCTCTGAGCCATAGCAATCAGGAAACCTTCACACTTTTGAATCAAATGGAGAGAATCTCCCTTCTGTCATGTCTGAAGGACAGGACTGATTTCAGATTTCCTCAGATACTTATGGATATGAACCAGCTGGAAAAGACGCAAGCTGCTGTTCTCCTGTATGAGATGCTTCAGCAAACCTTCAACCTCTTCAGCAGAAGTGACTCTCTTGAGGCTTGGGATGAGACCTTTCTGGACAAATTCCTGTTTGGACTTTATCAGCAGTTGaatgacctggagatctgtttcgaGAAAGATAGGAGGGTGGAACAGATACCCCTGGGAACTGAGAACTCTGTGAAGAGTTACTTCCAAGGAATCGGTCTGTATCTGAAAGAGAAGGAACACAGCCTCTGTGCCTGGGAGGTTGTCAGAGTGGAAATCAGAAAATGCTTTCTCTTCATTAACATGCTCACAGGAAAACTCCAGACATAA